The DNA window ATTACAGCCACACTCTTTGGTACTTGTCTTTGCAGCAGCAGGTTTATGGTGCACTGAGAGCAGATTATTGGGAAAATCATCATTTAgggtcaaataaaaatgttccacAGTTATTAGTATTATAAGCGTAACATATTGATAGAAAGTGTAGTTTTTGTTGAGCGCCATTGAGGAAAAATCTATTTCTATCCCACTTCCTCCCTGTGCTTCCTTCAGGTTCCTACCCCCGCCTGTCCCTCAGCTTCAAACTGAAGAGGAACATTGGTTACTTCATCCTGCAGACATACATGCCTTCCATCCTGATTACCATCCTCTCCTGGGTCTCCTTCTGGATCAACTACGACGCCTCGGCTGCCAGAGTGGCCCTCGGTAGGATCGCCTCGCCACCGCTGAACAGTGACCCTGGGAAATAACCCAAAGATAAATGATAACAGAGCATAACTAGCGCCATTTAACACACATTGAACCGTTAGCATTTAGTTCTGCACATTATTGCTCGTGTCCGATCTCTGTTTTGACTCTTTATTTTTCCAGTATTTTCTTTTAGCTCTAAGCAGTTGAGTGATAGCAGTGTGTGATAGGCTGCCTGGCTAAATGTCTGTTGTTCAGAGATGACTACATGCATGACTCATGCAGAGCAATATGCGCTGAAGCTCGACCTTGAAGgatgctgtctctctctctctctctctctctctctctctcactccgccTGTCTGTCTATCGGAGCCCCTCATTGGTCAAAGATCCATGCTAATCAGTGACAGTTCCCAGCTAAATTTCAGTCAAACGAAAAGGTTTTGCATCAATTCATCTCACACATTTGACTGTTTTGATAAAAAATGCCAAAGTGCCACTGACCCTGAAAGAAAAGCTCCCTTTAGTGTTAAACGTGGACATGGCAGATCCGGAGAAGCAGAGGGAACGGCTTTGAGCTTcacgtgtgtgttcatgttatttGTTATGTGGGTTGGAGCCTCAGACGGTGCATGCAGAACTCGATTTAAAGATCTGTCTCCGCTCAGCGTCCAGAGAACGTGCAGCGAGTGAGCTCAGCCAATGAGAGACGAGGCTCCATGCTACAGCGACACTGCTGGGTTATTTATAATACGTGTGAATCTGACCAAATTCTGATTGTGCATGCAGATGACTAATGGATCAAACCCAGGGTGtgtatggtaaaaaaaaacaggtgaatTGTGCTGTGACTAATAGCAGATGTTTACAACATGCTTTTATCCAGCCTGCAGTTCAATCCGTGTCCATTTGAATAGATGATTAGATTTAGACTCACACACGACCTCAGGAGGGTTCACATTATTTCAGGCCTGTCTGTTTGCTATACACAAAAGCCATTTAATATACGTTCTAATTCCTGTTTACAAGCCCGGATGAAATGGTTTAAAGATCTGCGTATTCTGATGTACGCCAAATTCAAACAAGTCACCCTGGTTCATTATTACTGGTTGAATCACCAAAATAATGAATGGTTCATGTTCATGAATGTTTGTACTAAAactcaaatgtcaaatgtcagCCTGCATGCAGCGCTAGAGTAAAACATATGTCTGTATGAAATGTCATCTTAATCATCCTGTAGTTGATGAGATATTCCAGTCTGAACCAAAGTGTTGTaagtaaaaaacaaagatgtcatAACCTTCAGTCAGTTTAACAACCCTGTTTTCCTTCACTGTACAGATAATGGTAAACAAATGTCTTTCAGCGTCTAAAGACCTCACTTTCTTTCTAACCGTGTGACCTGTGGTATCCAGGGATCACCACGGTGCTGACCATGACCACCATCAACACCCACTTGCGAGAGACGCTCCCAAAGATCCCCTACGTGAAGGCTATTGACATGTACCTGATGgggtgctttgtgtttgtgttcctggCCCTGCTGGAGTACGCCTTCGTCAACTACATCTTCTTCGGGCAGGGCCCCCAGCGGCAGAAGAAGGCGGCTGAGAAAGCAGCCACGGCCAATAACGAAAAGATGAGACCCGACCCCAACAAGGTACATGTGCAGCCAAACCTGCTCTAGAGGTATCTGTGCTGGTgcttaatctgtgtgtgtgtgtgtgtgtgtgtgttggtttctgTGGGAACTAACGAGTTCTTCTCCCCTCAAGGTTAATGTGATGCTGTGATCGGTGGTTGATGTCCTTTACCAGCACTCTTTACTCCTACTCTAGCTCTCCATTTCTCACTGGTTTAGCCTTGTGTATCAATTTTATTACTCATACTAGGAGCTGAAAGAATGGATGCAGAATGCAGGCCTATACTTTAtctccatttgtgtgtgtctctctcaaaGGGCAAGGCGCCTCGGAAAAAATCACTGGCGGTGCCAAAGTCTTCTCTTTAGATTCTTATTCAGCTGCTAAAGTTtgcaggaacaacagcaacttacaaaaaaaaaaaaaacctttccttCTGAGTGTGGCAAGCTACAATTTCCCCCAAGTAACAGTGCTGATTTTGTATGCTTGCAGTGGCTGGTGGGAAATGTAGTTCAGAGAGATGATGCTCTGTATGCCAGAATGAAACAGAGGGAAATTGACGCATATGACTCGATGTGGGATCCCATCTTTGTGGACGATGCCGCATTAGGACTAGGCGAGCAAAGAAATAAGGTACTGGAGGTTTTGAAAGTCAAAACTAACAATGTCATCAATCTGAATCAATCTAGATCAGAGGAAAATCCTGTAGTTTTTGTGCATTTCTTTGATTTCTGTAGATTTTAAGGCAACTTTGATCATCACTCCCAccattgtgttttttccctctcttggTTTGCTCTTCATGCATTTTCCTGACAAACATGGCTTAGCAGTTTGATTTCTGCAGGCATCGATTTAATCTTAACCTGGGCTGTACATCTGAATTGACGGGAAATGACAAACATGGCGAGAGAGAAGAAAATTAGGAGCTTCTCTTTTAGATAATATTATACAAATTTTGTATACTCTCAACGGAAATTGATAATTCTCTTCAGGCTAATTGAAGGAAAGTGAAAAACCTGGATGCTCATACATGAGGTGTGAGTCAAAGTgagttacacaaaaaaaaaatccaacaaaatTCAACAAGCTCCATTTACAGCGGGACAGCATTGGATTACAGGGACGTTTTTCCTCAGAAGTCAGGCTATGGATGAAGAAATCTTGATCCGAAATCACTTCCCACAACGTCTTTCCTGACCTGCACCCAAACCTTTTCAGCCTCTCCTCCATCATTGCAAAGTCCTTAGTATTTATCTCAACCTTCTCCTctcacatttttttcctttgctttctCCTTTGTTATTCAGTTTGTCTTGTGAATCAACAGAATTTTTACCACCTTGGTTGAAATTCTGAGATGACAATGAAGATTTCCTCATGATAATTAGTTTGTGGAGTGCGTTGTGCTCTCCCAGGAATGTTATCTCATAGTCTTGTGGTTGTATTATCACTCAGATATTGATTGATAGATGATGAATAATAGCAATACAATTGATTTAAAGTGCCGTGTAAACTGTAGGTAACACAGTTTTTGACTCATTTACATTACTCATTCTAGCACCTCATGACTTAATGATTACCGGAGCTACTCGTAATGTTACTAGACTCAGTCTGAACCTTCCAAACCGcctcagatccccccccccccccccccccgaggcagtAACCTCTCATGGCTGCACCTGTTCTTACACCCTCACACAGATGACCCCCGACGACAACATCCTGTTCAGCTCCCTGGAGATGAAGAACGAgatgggcggcggcggcgacctgTCGCGAGGCCTCGGAGTGCCGGGAGACCCCCGCAACACCATGCTGGCCTACGACAGCTCGACGCTGCAGTACCGCAGGGCGGCCATGGCTCGCCAGAACTATGGCCACAGCGCTTTGGAGCGCCACGCCCAAAAGAAGTCGCGCCTACGGAGACGGGCTTCCCAGCTCAAGGTGAATATCCCAGACCTGTCCGACGTGAACTCTATTGATAAGTGGTCCAGGATGATCTTCCCCAccgtcttctccttcttcaacGTCGTCTACTGGCTCTACTACGTCCATTAAACCCGGCGGCGCCAGCTcgcaaagaaaaagaggagggggggggggggggggtttagagtaGATGGAAGAAATCAGGAGAGTGAGTGAGGGGatgaaagagtgagagagagagagagagagagggtgggtgatggagggggggggagtgaaagaTAAAAAGTGCACCAACTTTTTTTAGCTGGTTCATTGTAGAAAAAGTGAAGACAAAGCAGAGACTTTTGGACGGACTGCAGCAGCACCCAAAACTTCAGTCAGCAGTGACTCTTTTAGGATTTGGGAAACACCTTTAAACGACTgacaaacactcaaaaaagaagaacgaattttaaaaagacagaaatggtGCCTGTTCCAGAATTTCAATATATCACTAATATTTGTCATTCGTAGCTTACTCTCTGTGGATCAAATATTTATGCTTGTGTTTGCATATACTTTaaggatttgttttgtttagtatCTATTTACTTCGTAGCCGAGCTGTCTGCATCCAGGAAAGCTTTACAAATGATTTTAAAGGAGTCATCCTTGATAGTCTATTTTCCTATAATTACTGTATATCAAAAACATCCTTTTAAAAGCATGCTTATGTTTGATTTCATTTGCATCTCAGTCGTGACGACCATAGAGCGCAAAGCTTTTTAGTTTCACTAGTCTGTCAGTTACCACTTTGCAGCTTTGGCTAAGGACGGAAGGTTTGAGCGTCACTGGATGACAACAAGGggaacagcgggggggggggggggggggggcactcgtcTCCCCAGACCCCCCCAGTGGGGCTTTATGGTGCCGGAAGAACGGAGTGAAGCAGCCTCAGTTGTGTTGAAGGTATCATGTTACCCGGGGACGAGGTGGTACCGTTTGGCcgggtttttgttttgctttggctGTGCTGTGATGACAGGGTGAACAGAAAGTCCATTTCACcgcgtgttgtttttttaaagggaagaCTTGACTCCTCCATGCTACTTGTCATTGTGGGAGGAGCTCCAGAGGCGGAGAAATGGCTTTAACGCGAGCTGGTGGAAGAACTTTTCCAATAGAGGAGCTGAGTTTCAGTGCAACCAGAGTTGCTGCATAAATATGGCAATCCACAATCATCATTATCAGTAGATTTGAACGAAGAAGTATGATGCGTTTCATTGTGATTAGGTTTCTGTTTTGAAAAACTGTAGATAAACATAAATCATATTTAAGAAAAAGAGAtgattcatttttataaatcAATACTCACATTATTGTGTAAATATTATGGATTTATTCTATTTAAATGggtctctgttgttgtttttgcagttgaattacAGATCAAATGTTCCattcagtcaaaaaaaaaaatgaaaagagcaatttaactgaaagaaaaacacaattcaaaacTTTGCTGATTCTGTACTTTTTGGacttttctctctttactttctttttaatggACTCTAAAAGCATCTACTTGCTGAAACTGAAGCACTTCCAGACACCAGTGACTTTTGGGTCAATTTTTTGTTCTCCAGAGATGACTAAACAAGGACCCCACTATCCAGGCATTCAAGTCAGGCGTATTTTGTACAAAGTTTCTGTAAATTCCAATTGTAATATTTCATAATGACTGTAAATATCTTGTGTAATGATTGTCAGCAATTATGAAGATGTAtctaaattcaattaaaactcAATTCAGTCTATCACTTCAATAACTGAGTGCACGGGCAGCGGTTTTATGTGTCCTGGATGTGAACGTGACGAACTGGCTGACAGAGAGTCCGGATGAGCGAGTGAACGGTGCACCTGCTCTGAGTGGGCACGCCAGGGCAGAACTGCAGGGATGAAAAGAGGGACGTGAGGGGGCTGCAGCTGGGGACTGTTGGCTGCATAATGGATGGAGAGGCAAAGGAGTCGGAGCAAGAGGGCGCCCGCGATGGTGCTGAGATGGGGCTCGGCTGGGGTCTGAGCGGGGGGCCGGGCGCCGGCCTCGGGGGACATTAACGCAGAGAGCCGCGGACATGGAGGCACTCTCTGGACCCAACTGTTGCCTGCTGGCTGCAGAcgggaagagaaagaaaagtaaagggCAAGAAGAGCCGTCCATCCATCCGTGCCTCAACCTCCCCCTGCATCCTCCCCTCATTCAGCAAAGCCACTGCACACTgcaccttctccccctcctgaCCACTGTTACAGCCCTTAAATGGATGCTATTGAATTTTTCATGGTGCAAAACactgaatatttaatatttaaaaagattttgttCTCGCATGGCCTAATATAAAGCTAATGTTAGACTTTTAGCCTAATAGGAACAGAAGAAACACAACCAGAAACaaacaggagggaggagggtttaACTGAGGAaatatctgatggacatcatgAATACAAATTAAGGATAAAAGCAGCAAAAGAGGATTTTGAGATTGTTAAATGGTTTGGTACAGATTTGAACACAAAGTGAATCATGTGTGAGGAATTCATAGCTTTAGTTTGTTTTGGAGGTAAGAGAAGAGACCCAAATGGAATCacctgtgtccctgtgtgtgtgtgtgtgtgtgtgtgcacatgggCATGTGATGCTTCTGGGTGTAAAAACTGCATAAGAAGACGAAATGGTGTAAAAACTGATGTAATGCGACATGTAACCTTGTTCCCGGTGCTTCCATGCTCTACGTTACTGTTCCCCCTCCCTGTAACAGATGTATTATCTCAGACAGATGGTTTGTGCTGAATTTGCCCGCTCTCTCgatctctgtctcttttcctcctttcaaAAAGGGCATTAGTGTTGACATgtaagtgaggggggggggagggggggggacaaggcaGATGCTTTCTACTTTGTAGTGTTTCCATGTCACTGGAGTAATTAGGAATGCACAGACCTCTGCTCTgtggaattgtgtgtgtgtgttttttgtttccacgAGTCGGttttgttcctgtgtgtgtgtgtgtgtgtgtgtgtgtgtgtgtgtgtgtgtgtgtgtgtgtgtgtgtgtgtgtgtgtgtgtgtgtgtgtgtgtgtgtgtgtgtgtgtgtgtgtgcgcagtgtgGACTCACAGCTGTGCCACTGTGCACAGGGCATGCCAGCCAAGAGCTGACTGGGACGGGTGAGAGGGTGAGTCTGGCACACTCGCGTCACGAGTCGAAAGGAAACACGGATGGAAAAACGTGCCGAGGTGCCCAGCAGAGATGAACCCGCACGTGTCAGCTGTTCAAGGACAAAACCGGAagccatttacattttttgatagGTAATAAATCACCTGCGAGGTGCACATGGCACCGGttaaaaatgacaataaatggcTCACAATCTCCATTTTGAGGCAAATTTGAAATACCGCCTCAATACGCCGTGTGTCAAATAATTAACCAGTTACATCAAGTTTGATTATGAACACTACTGACtgtgtgtacattttaaaaagaagtacAATGGATGAGCGAACCAGTGGAAATTTGGCCTGATTAAACAGGTTCTGGAGCGTTCTCTGGAAAAGACAACATATGTCAACATGAGGAAGTGGCAGGCATCCTACATGCATGCCATCTGTGCAACAAGATACTTTGTCTTAGTCATTCATCTCACTCACATATGTCACATTTATTCTGCCTTGTATCATTGTGAACAAACGTTCACCCATCAACAACATTTAGctaaattggatttttgtttttagaaagaAGTCTTCATGCACCAATAAAGACTAATTATTAATTTCAGTCGCATTAAGAGCAATACAGAGGTTTTCAGCATTATTACAGACCGTGCACTTTATTTGCAGTACAGAGTCCTACTGTGTCCATTACACTCTGCAGACTCTTCATATATGTTTGCCTCAAGCATCAGTTGCACTCTGCACTGTTGTGTTGTCAGTTCAAATCTCCTTATGACCCAATGCACCAATTGTCTGCTCTGCAATTGTCAGCTGTGCATACtccaatattgttttttattgtttgtttttcaaggataaagatttaaaaactaTTTACGCATGCAGGCCACTGACTCCTGATCCTGCTGTATGGATGAATTCAAAGATTTGGAGCTGATTGCCACTGAAAAACCCCTTGTGCTAAATTTGTGCTAACTGTATTCAGCAACCCTATTTCCCCACAATGTGAGACAGCTCCAGTGCACAGAGTGCAAACACAGCTGTCAACGCAAAGGGCCGACTTAGAGTAGGGTTACG is part of the Pungitius pungitius chromosome 2, fPunPun2.1, whole genome shotgun sequence genome and encodes:
- the gabrb2a gene encoding gamma-aminobutyric acid receptor subunit beta-2a isoform X2 — encoded protein: MGRIRKNHFGIFTFSLLVTFVCTQSSKDLKDPSNMPLVKETVDRLMKGYDIRLRPDFGGAPVAVGMNIDISSIDMVSEVNMDYTLTMYFQQAWRDKRLSYSEIAYNLTLDNRVADQLWVPDTYFLNDKKSFVHGVTVKNRMIRLHPDGTVLYGLRITTTAACMMDLRRYPLDEQNCTLEIESYGYTTDDIEFYWRGGDGAVSGVDRIELPQFSIVDYKLISTNVVFSTGSYPRLSLSFKLKRNIGYFILQTYMPSILITILSWVSFWINYDASAARVALGITTVLTMTTINTHLRETLPKIPYVKAIDMYLMGCFVFVFLALLEYAFVNYIFFGQGPQRQKKAAEKAATANNEKMRPDPNKWLVGNVVQRDDALYARMKQREIDAYDSMWDPIFVDDAALGLGEQRNKMTPDDNILFSSLEMKNEMGGGGDLSRGLGVPGDPRNTMLAYDSSTLQYRRAAMARQNYGHSALERHAQKKSRLRRRASQLKVNIPDLSDVNSIDKWSRMIFPTVFSFFNVVYWLYYVH
- the gabrb2a gene encoding gamma-aminobutyric acid receptor subunit beta-2a isoform X1; the protein is MGRIRKNHFGIFTFSLLVTFVCTQSSKDLKDPSNMPLVKETVDRLMKGYDIRLRPDFGGAPVAVGMNIDISSIDMVSEVNMDYTLTMYFQQAWRDKRLSYSEIAYNLTLDNRVADQLWVPDTYFLNDKKSFVHGVTVKNRMIRLHPDGTVLYGLRITTTAACMMDLRRYPLDEQNCTLEIESYGYTTDDIEFYWRGGDGAVSGVDRIELPQFSIVDYKLISTNVVFSTGSYPRLSLSFKLKRNIGYFILQTYMPSILITILSWVSFWINYDASAARVALGITTVLTMTTINTHLRETLPKIPYVKAIDMYLMGCFVFVFLALLEYAFVNYIFFGQGPQRQKKAAEKAATANNEKMRPDPNKMTPDDNILFSSLEMKNEMGGGGDLSRGLGVPGDPRNTMLAYDSSTLQYRRAAMARQNYGHSALERHAQKKSRLRRRASQLKVNIPDLSDVNSIDKWSRMIFPTVFSFFNVVYWLYYVH